In Rhodamnia argentea isolate NSW1041297 chromosome 1, ASM2092103v1, whole genome shotgun sequence, the genomic window GCCCTGAAAATCCAATTAAAAAGGCGATTGCAttaccaacaacaaaaaaaaatgatataagtAGGATTCCGTTCATTTCGCGAAAAAATTCgacgatttaaaaaatattaattatttattagtcaatgaaaaataactttattGAAGGAAGCAATTTATGTCAatatattttcatggacgatataaatatttttcgtacatttttttttttataagagatCAGTTCGAGAAAATTATTGTCCATATCATTCgacttttgcgaaataaatgaagTTCAGAATTAACATCTGTTGCGCATGTACAGTTTTTCCGAGGTCATCGACTGCCCGACCGTCTGGAACACGATCGGTGCAGCGACTATGTGGACCGTCTGAGCTAACGCCAATCTTAGGACGCGCTCTTTCGTATTCAACTCTAGTATGGAGTGTTCCCAGTCTTTGGCTGTGTCGTAATGTGCAGAGAGAATTGACCGTCTAACCGGTGGGGGGGATAATCAAGTGACATTATTGCCCCCTTGACTTTGACTTCAATGTCGGTGATGAGCATGTGAAAGAGACGTTCATTCGAATTACTCAATTTTAAGAATGTtatattcaaattatttatttttcgcagaACAACCGGCCTTAATCGGCATCCACAAAACCAGTTATGAGTCCAATGAGATCTCAAACACGACACTCatgtatgcatgcatgcaagaaGTTCATTACAATGAAAAACGACAAGAAAGACGATTCCAACCCATTAGAactggaaaaattaccaaataaagtcttaaatctattttaattgtgttaattaagTCCACTTTTTTTGGCCATTTGAGCCATAAGCTTtttgaaattgtgccaattcagtccatcattTCTCCGGAAATAGCggacataaaaaattttcaataatatttaagtatttttctaattaattatttattgattatattcttttttttcttttctttctctttctttttcttcccttccttcctcCCGTGGCCGATTGTCGAGGTTCGGCAACTAGCTagtggcgaggtcgagcctcccCCAAATCTAGTGAGTTCGGCCTCGCTAAGGCCGGATGAGGCTCAACCTTGCCAGGGGtgggcgaggctcgccctcacTAGTGGCCGGCAAGTGGAGCTTCCCCGGAGGCCTGTGAGGTCCAACGACcggttagaggaagaaggaaggaaagaaaagaaagaaatcaaaaggatattttaaaaattgtgtACGTCAACGCCACATCGGTGTCGACCATGCCACATCAACGATTTACGGCCATAATTGGTCGAATAAACTGGATTGGCGTAAATACAAAATCTTTCAAACTTAattggtcaaaaaataaaattagcactgaattagcataattgcaataaatttatgaagttttttttggaaattctcCCCAATTAGGCATGAATTCGATGCCAATCAACCAATACAACCTTGTGCGTGTATGGATGTAAATACTACGTTTAATGCAAAACAAGCAATTTGGGACGAATCCAATCCTATCAAAACAACATTAAGAAAATACGAATTCGATGAGAATCGATCAATAAACCTCGTCTATACAAGCAAGAACTAGGTTCGAAATAAAAGTAGGTAGAGGGGACGGATACAGTCCAATGAAAAACATGCTTCTCAAACACATTACAGCGATCCAACCAGAGAACAAGTGGCTTGTTTGACCGCGAATGTACCTTCTACGTAGTTTTGGGTAATCGCCCTAGAGAAAGAGGCACCGGCACATGGGGATTCTTAGAAACTAAAGATCCCCGGAGCCGGGGCCATCGTGTAGGATCCGAACAACGGATGGGGATCGGGATATTTGTAGGGGCCACAAAGAGCGCAATTGCCATCGACCGGGGGCGTGCAGATAGATTTGAGCCGACCGGGCAAGTGTAGATAGCGGATATCAAATAGCGAATATCTTTTCAATACATTAGTAACGTCGTATTTCAGATGTATTTATTAGGCGGCGTCTCCGATACGATGAAACCGTATTGCATTTCGATTTATCCAACGACTTACCTAAAATGGTTTGGTCATCAGTTGTTCATTGGCCCCACAACGGTTCGGGGACTTAAAGAAAACGGCCAATGGTGCGGAAATCTCCGGTCGGAAACCGCGTGGTGGGAACTGGAATGGTTTTGACTAGAATTCGTTCAGTAATTCCTCGTTTCTTCCTCGGTTGTCCTTTCGACAGCTTTCGTCTCCATTAGCGGGTAgtctttctctttcaatttctcaacgcccatctctctctctctctctctctctcgatctctctcgaCTGTTACATTTATCTCCCCATTTCTCTTTCGTCGACGGAAGGCGCCGGACAGCATCGCGCTAGGAAGATCGAGCTTCGGCGTCCCGAGGTACGCACTTCCAACTGATCTGacctcccccccctctctccagAATTGACTGAGCTCTGGGCTCGAAATTCAGGATCACTTTCCCTGAATGTCCCAAGTGAATTGGGCTTCGCTTCGAGTCTCGTCGTCGATCGGGTTAGCTGATTTAGCCGCTCTTGAGAGTCAAAATTCCGTCTGGAATTTTGACCTTTGAGATCGAGAGACGGCGATTCCGATCGCGTCTACCTTGAATTCGATACTAAAAACTTCGCCCGCCCCCCCTCATCCCCCACAGACTGGCTTCGACGGTTCTTGATTTCTGATTGAGCTTATCTTCTTCTCCGTTGGTTTCAGCGAGTTCTTCGTTCCTTCTATGTGATTCCGGGCATATATAAGTAGGAGCAGATTGTATCGGGGACTGGGGAGAGTTCTCGTACTCctcagattgcacaaaatctcGAGTTCTTTTATGCTTCTCGTTTTCCGAAGTGTTCCGAAAGTTAATCCTCGTTCGTTGTCGTCTCGAAAAATGTtcagatttttggtgatttttggtGGGGTCCATTCTCTGTTCTCTCTGTTTCTAGAAAAATGTTATCTCCTGCTGGTGAACTTTGTCTAGCACCATAGAATTATTAGGTAGAAGGTCGGTCCACTTCACACGAGCCGTCTGATCGGGTGAAACCTAAGCGGGGCCCACTTGATCTAACCCTTTTCACGTGAAATCAACATTTGGATGGTCGTGAGCGAAACTAGCAATTCCTTTGATAAAATCCTTTCTCGTTACCCTATTCGAAATTATCTTTCATATTTCAAGAAATGCGACCGACAAAGTACAACCAAATGTTGCACAGACTTATCCTACAGTGTCGAGGAGATCGCGTGTTAAGAGCGGAAACAATTTAGACCCACAGTAAATTCGCCGAAAAGAGGGCGAGGAAGCACTCGATCGTTTTCGAAACCGTGTAACAAACGCGTGTCGTGCTAGCACTCCTACTTTACGGATTAAGTGCATTTCGCGGCTTCGGGATCAGTCCTGGACGTGATTCATTGACATCCAAGAACAGTGGCGTGGGTCTGATGTGTTTGCCTGGTATGATATGCAATTTGGGTGTGAAAGCTCGAGCGAAAATGGGATCCAGACATCACCGAGCCAGTCCAAgaccaaccttttcttttgacttttacACATTGATGAACCCCACCGAGCCGCCCATCTTAGAATGCTTGCTGTGCACAACTTTACGCGTAATTCCCTTTGCTTCCTTCTGTCACACCCTTTAGGCCAGATGATAAGAAAAAGTAGATATTTGCATGTTTGAACGGCGAGGGCGATTTTGGGATATAGCGGTAGGTGTCTGATCTACCAAATGATTGTTCTGGAGAATTTATTTCCTTTCGCTCAGATCTTTTTCCCACCAAGAGCTTCATGTTAGCACTGTCTATGGTCTTTGAATTCATTTTGGCCCTAGAGAAATACTTACCAGTATCTCCTTTCTCTTTGGTAAGAAGCCTAGTCAGGAGAGTCGGCAGCCTCGAAGAAATGGCGAGGACGATTCGATGGGTGACCGCTCAGGATCTCTGGCTGGTTGCCATTTCGGTTGTGCTTCTGGAGCTGGCAGTCGCAGATCCAAGGACCCATAATGTCAAGATGACGTGCTCGGACGTGCACGAGCACAACACCACTCTCTTCGTGCCCAACTTTGTGTCCGTCATGGAGAACATCAGCAACCAGATGAGGACTTCCGGCTTCGGTGTCGCGGTGATAGGATCGGGGCCTGATGCTAACTACGGCCTCTCTCAGTGCTACGGAGACCTCTCTTTGCTCGACTGTGTCTTGTGCTATGCGGAGGCGCGTTCCCTGCTTCCGCAGTGCTACCCTTTCAACGGCGGCCGCATATACCTTGACGGCTGCTTCATGAGAGCGGAGAACTACAGCTTCTTTGGGGAGTACACTGGGCCTCAGGATGCGGCAGTGTGCGGGAACTTGACGCAGAAGAACGCAGCATTCCAGGATTCAGCAAGACAGGCTGTGGCGAATGCCGTCGCGAGGGCGCCAAACAACAAGGGTTACGCACGTGCTGAAGTGGTTGTGCCAGGAACAGCCAATGAATCGGCTTACGTGCTGGCCGATTGCTGGAGGACATTGAACGACACTTCGTGCGGGGCATGCTTGGAGAATGCATCAACATCGATATTGGGGTGCTTGCCCTGGTCGGAGGGGAGGGCGTTAAACACAGGTTGCTTCATGAGGTACTCCGATACAAATTTCCTCAACAGCCCACCAGGAAAGGGGAGTAACAAAGGTAAAACCACATCTGAAGTGTTTTCACTTCCCTTTTAAGGAGATCTATGCTTGTTTGACTAGCCAAAAGACATTAATTCAACCATGGTTTTTTTCCTTCCAGGAACCATAATAGTGATCACAGTATCAGTTGTTAGTGCCCTGGTTGTCTTGGCGGTCGGAATAACAATAGCGTACTTTTTCTGGAAGCACAAGTacattcaaaagaaaagaaaaggtaagaaGCCTATCTGTTCGGTAAACAGTATGGGCAATATATCATGACATGGATACCTGATGCACCTATTGGTCTATTTAGGCTCTAACGAAGCGGAGAAGTTTGTGAAGGTTCTTCACGACAGTAGCTTGAATTTCAAATACTCTACTCTCGAGAAGGGCACCGGATCTTTCGACAGCGCCAACAAGCTCGGCCAAGGAGGATTTGGCACGGTCTATAAGGTGATTTAGCTACCTTCTCTATCTCACGCTCGTAGCAGTTCATGCGAAGTTCACCTAGctgaacagaatcagaaaatgTTTTGCCAGGGAGTTCTTCCTGACGGAAGGGAGATAGCTGTGAAAAGGCTCTTCTTCAACAATAGGCATAGAGCAGCAGACTTCTACAATGAAGTGAACATTATAAGCAGTGTGGAGCACAAAAATCTGGTCAGATTGTTGGGGTGTAGTTGCTCTGGACCTGAAAGCCTTCTTGTCTATGAGTTCCTCCCGAACAAGAGTCTCGACCGTTTCATTTTCGGTAATTCATTGCTACTCATACATAGAAGTGCACACAATGACTGTTTAAATTAAAAGAAGATTTGTGTTGATGAAATTCTCCTGCCAGCTCTAATCTATCCTTCTTACCCCTGAACTGACAGATCCAAACAGAGGAAAGGCATTAAACTGGGAAAAGAGAGCGGAGATTATGGTTGGGACTGCAGAGGGTTTGGTATACCTTCACGAAAACTCCAAGATCAAGATAATTCACAGGGACATAAAAGCTAGTAATATCTTGTTAGACTCAAAACTCCGTGCTAAAATAGCTGACTTTGGGTTGGCCAGATCTTTCCAGGAAGATAAGAGTCACATAAGCACAGCTATTGCTGGAACATTGTAAGTACTCGCTTTCTTTCCTACTATTTCTGGCGATAAACCAAGCTTCTTTAGATGTCGCAGATCTTAATGTTGATGAGTCATGGCATGTTAGTTTATGCTGGTGGAGACTAATCAGAACAAGATGATTGATGATTAGGTCTCAATATTGCAGTCTAAGCATGTATATCCAAATTACAGATTAAATAACTTTCTATATCATCTATGATAGGGGATATATGGCTCCGGAGTACCTAGCACATGGTCAGCTTACAGAGAAAGCAGATGTCTACAGCTATGGTGTTCTCTTGCTGGAGACTGTCACAGGAAGACAGAACAATAGAAGCAAAAACTCAGAGTACTCAGACAGCCTCATCACGATTGTgagttctaaaaaatttctgtgTTCTCAAAGCACCACTCATAAACTTGTGCCCAAACCTTTCTCATCTTAATTCTCTTCCGTGTTTGGGTGACAGGCATGGAACCATTTCCAAGCAAACAGAGTGGAGGAGCTTTTTGACCCGAACTTGATGTTACATAACCACCACGACAGCAACATCAAGAATGAGGTCTTAAGAGTCATCCAAATAGGACTATTGTGCACGCAAGAGGCTCCTTCTTTGCGTCCAACAATGTGCAAGGTATGGCAGATGCTAAcaaagaaggatgaagaactcCCGCCACCCACCAATCCCCCTTTTATAGACGAAAGGACAATGGAGCTCAATGACACGGGTGAAAACTCATCTTTCCCACCGAACCCTAAAACATCAGATTCAATCGCCACCATATCAAACTGTTCCTTCCAGCCTAGGTGAAGTGTGGATATCTATTAGTGGGCAGTATCTCACCTCACTAATAAAGATACACGAAAGAAGAGTCGATGTTGATATATATAGAAAGAACCAACTATGGAGATCAGGGGGCTGGCCCTATTTGGCCTGATGATGCAAGCATCCAGATGGGGAACATAGTGATGACCATCAGACAAAGGGCTAGTCAACAAGCAGTTGAGGAAGGTCAGCACCATCTAAGTCATTTGTAGAATATCACCACTTGAAGTCGGAGGATACCTTAAATTGAAAAGAGTGCATTCAAGCAGCATCTGCAATTTTGAAGGAAAGAAAGGGTGTACAAGAACATAAGAATAGTTAAACTATACAGCATAATGTTTTCATTGCTTTGTCTCCAGTCAGAGTCTGTACAAACTATTCTGTCCTAGAGCTTCATTATCATTCAATGATACCAACCATCTTTCTATCCAGAAAAATAAGTACACAACCATTTACTGCAGAAATTACATTAATGAAAAAACAATAGCAAACTTTTGGAGGTTGAAGAATAGATTCAAATTTTATAACATCACCatacgaaaaaacaaaaagccacGTGAAAAgctttttgggtaaaattgtcaGGAGCTTTCCAATGGACATTAGACAGTACATATCGCTCGCTCTAACGAGTTGCAACCAAGATCCCCATGAGGCCTCCGCTGATTTCATAGTGCTTGCCATTAGAAAATCCAGATTCTAAAGCAAGTTTCTCCAACTCCTTACCTGAATCATAATGCCGATCTATAAAAACCAAAGAACTATTGAGTGCCCTCcactaaaaaagaagaaaaagaagaacattcCCACCATCCATCTCCTAAAAATCTTCTCAATGCACGCATCAGCTGACTTATATGCTCAtgagaaagaagcaaaaaaagaaaaagaaaaatgctctcCACTAAGGGAACTTACACAAAAGCAACTTCTTTTTGGATAACAGAGAAAAGTGTCGTTGTCTAAGTATGATTCCTCAAAAACATGACAAGAGAACTGGATAAAGTTTCAGTAGCTCAAAATACGAATCCATCTGTCAAGCGGTACTAAGAAAAGAACTTGATAAGCTTAATAAGCCATGTGAGGTAGTGGGCTAAAATTGATGCACAATAAAACCTCAACGGAGAACTAACCTGTCAAAAATTCATTAATCGAGCTCTTCAAGTACTCATATTCCTTTCCCAGCTCATAGCCAGTTGCCACAGGGACAACAACGTTGTCGATCATCCATTCCTTGCATAGCAATGTTTAACAAGCAATAAGCACATTACTGCCTACAGCGTTGGCATTTATCTGCTAAATTATAATGAACAAACCCATGCCAAACAGAGAATAACTGACTTCAGTAAGAACAACATAGGGAAGGCAGAAGTTACTAGAAGTAGGCAAGTTGATATTGGCAGTAAATTAACAACGAATTTCACTCTCTTTTTAGCATAGCGAACTTAAAGTTTCGCTTTCCAAATCAAACTGAACCAAATTAATCCCAGCTGTGCATACCTGAAATGAGGTTGTTAATGGGTGAGTACTTTTATTGAAGTCAAGAACACATATTCTACACCCTGAAGAACCACAATGAAATAAACAAAGGAAATTCAGATAAGGTTTCATCCCATTTCGCTTTTCCAAAGACCTAAAGTATCAGACCTGGTTTCACAACTCGATACATCTCTCGCATGGCTTTGGGTTTATCCACCACATTCCTTAGCCCATAACCAATTGTGATTGCATCAAAGTAACTCCCAGGAAATGGCAATTCAAGGGCATTGCCTTCCACCCACCTGCATGGCAGTTGATGAAAGGGTTATTTAAAGAACTTATGGTATCATTAAAGTCAAGAGTCACCAATAATATTAATCATGACTCCTTGATCATCACGAATCATCCTTTGAGTTGTAGTTTCAGCATTTAAGGCGTAAACAACTTAGCATTCCAACCCACCCACACCCCCCCCCTctacaaaaaacaaaaccaaagcaTCTCGACATTTAAATAGATAATGTGTGCCATTATTCATGTCCCATTCATCGCAAAACAATGAGCACAACATTTACCAATGCTCACTCTATGTTCTTATAGCAAGCCTTCGCCCGCAAATGTTGCCGGGATGAAGCAACAGACAACTGCTCCCTGGAGAAATCAAGACCAGTGACCTACAAGTAGTGAAAAGTATGCAACATGATGACACATTCCACGGTTGGTAATATAATCATACTGCTTTATAATTTATAGGaactttttgcacattttcATTGCCACATGTATGTCCATCTGCAAAAGCAAGAAGAGAAGGACTTCGGTACTACACAATGCAGTTTAACAGCAAGCAAACATATCTAAGTAAAGAAGAAATGCCATCTGCAAACTAATAAATATTCTTGACAAGCAAAACATGTGATTTTCCAGACTAAACACCTAAGGTAAGTCTAGCTGATGCAGCCGAAAAGCCAAAGTTGATGATAGATTGAAGATTCTCTATTTTCTCAATACAACTAAGGGACACAACAAGAATTGTAATGATCCCCCCTTCAAGATGCCCACTTTCTTGACATAATAATCCCTGTAGCAGATGGTTAAGATCCAGTATAAAAGCTCAAGGTGCATTACGCATAGAAGACATGCCAAAATTACAATTGCTAGTGCACCATTTTCACTCAACAAAATCTTTTTGACTCGATAAAGCTAATGGCCCATCTCCAAATTCTCTATCATGCCGACAAGTTACAAACAAGCTAGGATGGCATCTGCCCATCTCGCAATCCTATTCTATTTCAGGACATCCCAAGAAGAATCGGTGCTATAACTGGTTTTAGAACTCCTCAGAAGATAACAAAAGAAATACAAGCGATTCCATGGGCCACAACTTCAACTTTGAAACTCTACTGAGTCTGTAGCACATAACTGTTGAATTCATACATGTCAATCATGCGGCGAATGGACAACTTATAACTAGACTAGAATTCTCAAATTAAAAGCACactaaagcaaaacaaaaagctGGTCTTGCAAACTGAAAGGCGGAGATCGAGAGGAAGAGCTGACCCTGCCATGGGGACCAACTTTCTCAGACAGGAGGAACGCCAAATCGCCACTCCCACAGCACAAATCCAACACACAATCTCCCATTTTCGCTCTGTTCCACAAGATTCAAGAAATCATTGGCAatcctcccccaaaaaaaaaaagaattgcataAGCATCTAACTCAAGAACAGAGAAATCACACGACCCatctaaaaaaaacaaagtaccCGCTCCACGACACGGCCATGCGCTTCCAAATTCGATGCTGACCCAAGCTCAACAAGTCATTTAACTGCATTTCCAACCAtaagaggggaaaagaaaaagttacgTGCTTTAtagaaaagaagagggaaaacgAAAATGAAAGGGCGGAGGGGGGCGAAGACAATGTGGATAAGCACGTTATCGTAGACCGGAGCAATACGACCGAACAGGGCCTGGCGTTCGCTTGAGCACTGAATTGCGCCGCGAGCGCGCCGGTCATGGCTCAGGCGAGCGCCGTGAAGATAGGGAGCAGAGAAATGAAAAGATGAagccatttctctctctctctctctctctctctctctctctctctctctttttgcccgtcgtctcgctctctctcctccgtAGGTTGCTCTTGCTCCGAAGCGAAAAATGATAATAGCCCTCGGCGACAGATATatattaggttaataccacgaaaaatcccaaactaatacgtctgtgacaaatttaccccaaattaattttttgaccacgaaaaacctcaaattggtacatctgtgacaaatctACCGTCCGTTAACTTCCGTTaaatttttcgttaaatttgcTAACGTGGATGTCACGTATGCCTTGGTACGGCGACGTGGACTAGGTCCACATGGaaataacttgattttttttagtaaataataataaattaggttttttttataagaaatacTAACTTAATTGACGTTCTTCAATTAACTCATTTTCTCTCCAcacaaaaaaaccctagcccCTCGGTTCATCTTCTCCAACATTTCCTTCGTCGAACGAGAGTATTTCGACAATCCAAACTCCTCCATTCCAATCGCCACAAGCTCGGTTCATCTCTTCCCATCGCCACCTCTGCCTCGGTTCATCTCTTCCCATCGTCGCCTCCGCCTTGCTTGGTTGCAACCTTTGGTGTATGTCATAGGTTTCATTTTGTGAAGGTAGGAAAACGAGATTCCTCCATTCGACGCCGCGTTCGAGATTTTGTGCTTCCAAGAACCCTTCAAAACGCATATTTGGTTGTTTCATTTGTTATTGATTTGTACCGAACTTGGCCCTACATGATTTACTACTTGTCTTGAAATCTGTGTGCTTAGGTATTGCTCTTGCTATGTTGGGTGTTCATGTTAGTTCTTGTCCTCGTTGTGTGTCGAAATTATAACACGAAACTTAAAATGTGAATGGTATGATTGATTCGTGCACCACATGCTCGATGAAATGCCAAAACCAGATTCACTTCTGTTTGTCATTGATTTTAGGTTTATTTTGAGTGTGATTCTACGTGACTTATATGAGAGTTCACTTTTTTGCTTGTATATAGAACTCGAAAAACACCAAGTAGCTTGTTTGCAAAACTtgatcttctcatctcctttgtCAAACTTGATCATTCCATATTTGCTAGTTATGTGTgagagattttcacaaaaataattaatttttttgttgttctctTGCAGATGTCTAATGAATTTTCAATTGCACTTAACTTGGATGGAATTATGGAGTTTGGAGCTATCACAAAGTACACAGGCTTCCATGTGGAATATCTTCATGGTTGTAAGTCAACATCCGTGAACTACAATGCAATTATTAAGGCTGTTACTAGTCTAGGATACACAGTTGAAAAGTTGTGGTATCAAATTCCTGGATATTCCTTGAGCGGTGGTCTTGTGCAGATTTTAAGTGATGATCAAGTGCTAGAATTAGTTGGTCTAGGATCGAGTTTTGGTGCTATTCAAGTATATATTGAAGGAGCTGCTCTTGGTGAAGGTAGTGATTATTCTACTATTGGTAGCGAGAGTGATGATGGTAATAAAGATAGTGAACTAGAGCAAGATCCTGGCACATTATCTTTAAGTGATGATGACTATATTCTCGATGGTGGTAATAAGGATTTCTTTCTCGCAAGGCAAATAAGAAGAGAGGCTGATGccgcggctgctgctgctgatatCGCGGCTGTTGCTGCTGATATTACTAATATAGTTGAAGTTAACATTCCTGAAAATGAGAATGATGGTGAAAATGATGGAGACGATAATCTAGAAGGAGATGAAAATTTAAGCCCTCCTAACTCtgatggagatgaagaagtatctgagaaaagaagaatgaaaacCATTAGATATGACCCCAAACGGGATCATAGGGAAATAAAATTTCAAGTAGGAATGAGATTTGCCTCACGCGCGCAATTCAAGAAAGCTGTGCAACTTTACGCAATCATGAATGGATTCAATATTGGATGGAAGAAGAGTGAAGCGAAAAAAATGGACGGTAGGTGTATGAGTGGTTGTGAATGGAGAGTGTTTGCTAGTTGGTTGCAGAGTGAGAAGACTTTTATCATAAAAACCGTTGGAAATGAACATATTTGCCCTAGAAGCATGAGAAATAAGAATGCAACGTATGTATGGCTTGCGGAGCAGTTCTTGCCTAAAATTAGAGCTAACTTGAAGTATACAACATCACAAATGCAGGTTGATGCAATGGAGATGTGGGCATTGACACTGAATAAGAGGATTTGCTATAGAGCGATTGCTAGAGCTATTGAAATCATGAGAGGTCCATTTGTTGAGCAATACAAGTTGTTGCACTCTTATAGGGCTAAGTTGATTCGATGTAGTCCGAATAGCACTTTTGAATTAGAAGTTGGACGAAATAATACATTCAAGAGATTCTATGTAGGCTTCAAAGAATTGAAAGAGGGTTTTCTAGCAGGCTGTAGGCAAGTAATTGGATTGGATGGATGATTTACGAAGACTTTAATTAAAGGGATGTTGCTTTGTGCTATTGGCAGAGATGGAAACAACCAAATGTTTCCAATTGCATGGGCTGTTGTTGACGCCGAGACTGAAGAATCTTGGACTTGGTTCCTCAAGCTACTAGTGAAAGACTTGAATGTGGGACAAGGTCTTAGTTGGACCTTCATGAGTGATCAACAGAAGGTAAGATTATGCACAAGCTTTACtaatataaatattttgttGGTAATAATCTAACTTATTTGCATGCCAAATAATGTGTTGCGGGGCCTTCTTAATGCAGTTTCTGAACTCTCTCCGCGAGCAGAGCATAGGAATTATGCTCGGCACATATACGCtaactggaaaaaaaatatacaagGGGGAAGCATTTAGAAATTGCTTTTGGAGAGCTGTATATTCAACATATGAGGTCAATTTCGACATagcaataaaagaaatgaaggaagaGTCTATTCATGCATATGAAGACTTCATGAGACAAGGTCCGTAACACTTTTGTAGGGCATTCATCAAGTGTGGACAAAATTGCAATGCTATTGAGAACAACTTGAGTGAGACATTCAATGCATACATATGCAAAGAAAGGGAATGTCCCATTGTTGATATGTTAGAGGGCATAAGGAAATTACTTATGGCAAGAATGTATGAGAAAAGCCAATTAATGGTCCGTTCAAGAGATGAGATTTGTCCAA contains:
- the LOC115751338 gene encoding cysteine-rich receptor-like protein kinase 2 isoform X1, with amino-acid sequence MLALSMVFEFILALEKYLPVSPFSLVRSLVRRVGSLEEMARTIRWVTAQDLWLVAISVVLLELAVADPRTHNVKMTCSDVHEHNTTLFVPNFVSVMENISNQMRTSGFGVAVIGSGPDANYGLSQCYGDLSLLDCVLCYAEARSLLPQCYPFNGGRIYLDGCFMRAENYSFFGEYTGPQDAAVCGNLTQKNAAFQDSARQAVANAVARAPNNKGYARAEVVVPGTANESAYVLADCWRTLNDTSCGACLENASTSILGCLPWSEGRALNTGCFMRYSDTNFLNSPPGKGSNKGTIIVITVSVVSALVVLAVGITIAYFFWKHKYIQKKRKGSNEAEKFVKVLHDSSLNFKYSTLEKGTGSFDSANKLGQGGFGTVYKGVLPDGREIAVKRLFFNNRHRAADFYNEVNIISSVEHKNLVRLLGCSCSGPESLLVYEFLPNKSLDRFIFDPNRGKALNWEKRAEIMVGTAEGLVYLHENSKIKIIHRDIKASNILLDSKLRAKIADFGLARSFQEDKSHISTAIAGTLGYMAPEYLAHGQLTEKADVYSYGVLLLETVTGRQNNRSKNSEYSDSLITIAWNHFQANRVEELFDPNLMLHNHHDSNIKNEVLRVIQIGLLCTQEAPSLRPTMCKVWQMLTKKDEELPPPTNPPFIDERTMELNDTGENSSFPPNPKTSDSIATISNCSFQPR
- the LOC115751338 gene encoding cysteine-rich receptor-like protein kinase 2 isoform X2 is translated as MARTIRWVTAQDLWLVAISVVLLELAVADPRTHNVKMTCSDVHEHNTTLFVPNFVSVMENISNQMRTSGFGVAVIGSGPDANYGLSQCYGDLSLLDCVLCYAEARSLLPQCYPFNGGRIYLDGCFMRAENYSFFGEYTGPQDAAVCGNLTQKNAAFQDSARQAVANAVARAPNNKGYARAEVVVPGTANESAYVLADCWRTLNDTSCGACLENASTSILGCLPWSEGRALNTGCFMRYSDTNFLNSPPGKGSNKGTIIVITVSVVSALVVLAVGITIAYFFWKHKYIQKKRKGSNEAEKFVKVLHDSSLNFKYSTLEKGTGSFDSANKLGQGGFGTVYKGVLPDGREIAVKRLFFNNRHRAADFYNEVNIISSVEHKNLVRLLGCSCSGPESLLVYEFLPNKSLDRFIFDPNRGKALNWEKRAEIMVGTAEGLVYLHENSKIKIIHRDIKASNILLDSKLRAKIADFGLARSFQEDKSHISTAIAGTLGYMAPEYLAHGQLTEKADVYSYGVLLLETVTGRQNNRSKNSEYSDSLITIAWNHFQANRVEELFDPNLMLHNHHDSNIKNEVLRVIQIGLLCTQEAPSLRPTMCKVWQMLTKKDEELPPPTNPPFIDERTMELNDTGENSSFPPNPKTSDSIATISNCSFQPR
- the LOC115751339 gene encoding 2-phytyl-1,4-beta-naphthoquinone methyltransferase, chloroplastic: MASSFHFSAPYLHGARLSHDRRARGAIQCSSERQALFGRIAPVYDNLNDLLSLGQHRIWKRMAVSWSGAKMGDCVLDLCCGSGDLAFLLSEKVGPHGRVTGLDFSREQLSVASSRQHLRAKACYKNIEWVEGNALELPFPGSYFDAITIGYGLRNVVDKPKAMREMYRVVKPGCRICVLDFNKSTHPLTTSFQEWMIDNVVVPVATGYELGKEYEYLKSSINEFLTGKELEKLALESGFSNGKHYEISGGLMGILVATR